A stretch of the Paenibacillus dendritiformis genome encodes the following:
- a CDS encoding A24 family peptidase translates to MSAVNGAIWICGVLLLAAFASDVRSKKIPNRLTMIAAAAGFMIHGAANGWQGLAFSGLGAGCGFGVMLLLYIIKAVGAGDVKLFAAIGALTGMYLTWHIFIYSILYGGLIAACMMMGSRRGRSRGWRYARISGWLLRSMGPVQAEAGKQASFPFMWAVLPGALTAYLTVASPA, encoded by the coding sequence ATGAGTGCTGTGAACGGTGCGATATGGATATGCGGGGTGCTGCTGCTCGCCGCGTTTGCTTCCGATGTGCGGAGTAAGAAAATACCGAATCGGCTGACGATGATTGCCGCTGCCGCCGGGTTTATGATTCACGGTGCCGCGAATGGATGGCAGGGACTTGCTTTCAGCGGTCTCGGAGCGGGATGCGGGTTCGGAGTCATGCTCCTTTTGTACATCATCAAGGCTGTCGGGGCCGGTGACGTGAAGCTGTTTGCCGCCATTGGCGCATTGACCGGAATGTATTTGACTTGGCATATCTTTATCTATTCGATTTTGTATGGCGGGCTTATTGCGGCATGTATGATGATGGGCAGCCGCAGGGGGAGAAGTCGCGGTTGGCGGTATGCGCGGATAAGCGGCTGGCTGCTGCGCTCCATGGGGCCCGTTCAGGCGGAAGCGGGAAAGCAGGCTTCCTTTCCTTTCATGTGGGCCGTGCTGCCGGGAGCGCTGACCGCTTACTTGACTGTCGCATCTCCCGCGTGA
- a CDS encoding ABC transporter ATP-binding protein, whose product MSEALIEVRRLKKYYPVRAGLFNRTVNHVKAVDDISFSICPGETFGLVGESGSGKSTAGRAILRLTDKTAGEVRYQGTDLHRLSRTDMRRLRPELQFIFQDPYSSLNPRMRIGDAIGEALLQHGLAAKEEIRDRVEDILSVCGMSAYHYDRYPHEFSGGQRQRVGIARAIILQPRFIVADEPLSALDVSIQAQIINLFRQLQEERGLTYLFISHDLSVVEHLCTRIGVMYLGSLVELAPRDELFRQPLHPYTQALLSAIPIPDPKRKRSRIVLRGDIPSPVNPPSGCKFHTRCPVAKDICRQEAPLFREAGSGHYAACHLI is encoded by the coding sequence ATGAGCGAAGCGCTGATTGAAGTTCGCCGCTTGAAAAAATATTATCCCGTTCGCGCCGGCTTGTTCAACCGCACCGTCAACCACGTCAAGGCGGTCGATGATATCAGCTTCTCGATCTGCCCGGGCGAGACGTTCGGCCTCGTCGGCGAATCCGGCAGCGGCAAGAGCACGGCCGGGCGGGCGATCCTGCGGCTGACCGACAAGACCGCCGGCGAAGTCCGCTACCAGGGGACCGACCTCCATCGGTTGTCCCGTACGGATATGCGGCGGCTGCGCCCCGAGCTGCAGTTCATCTTCCAAGATCCTTACAGCTCGCTGAATCCGCGGATGCGCATCGGCGATGCGATCGGCGAGGCGCTGCTGCAGCACGGACTGGCCGCCAAGGAAGAGATCCGGGATCGGGTGGAGGACATCCTGTCCGTCTGCGGCATGTCGGCGTACCACTATGATCGGTACCCTCATGAATTTTCCGGGGGGCAGCGCCAGCGGGTCGGCATCGCCCGAGCCATCATCCTGCAGCCCCGCTTCATTGTCGCTGACGAACCGTTGTCCGCGCTGGACGTATCCATACAGGCGCAGATTATCAACCTGTTCCGCCAGCTGCAGGAAGAGAGAGGGCTCACCTACCTGTTCATCTCGCATGACTTGAGCGTCGTCGAGCATTTATGCACCCGGATCGGCGTCATGTACTTGGGATCGCTTGTCGAGCTTGCGCCCCGGGACGAACTGTTCCGCCAGCCTCTCCACCCGTATACCCAAGCGCTGCTCTCTGCCATCCCGATCCCCGACCCGAAGCGCAAGCGGTCGCGGATCGTGCTCCGCGGCGACATCCCGAGTCCGGTCAATCCCCCGTCCGGCTGCAAATTCCACACCCGCTGCCCGGTGGCCAAGGACATTTGCCGTCAGGAAGCTCCGCTCTTCCGGGAAGCGGGCAGCGGGCATTATGCCGCATGTCACCTCATCTGA
- a CDS encoding ABC transporter ATP-binding protein — protein MNALLDIRNLSTHFYTGEGIVKAVDDVSLRIKEGETVCVVGESGCGKSATAMSVMGLLPEPSGRIVSGEIRFNGQNIRQWSKEQLRRLRGNEIAIVFQEPMSAMNPVLTIGKQMTEPLREHLHLKEPAARTRAVELLNLVGIPRAEAILKAYPHELSGGMLQRVMIATALACQPRLLIADEPTTALDVTIQAQILEILHQVKEEMQTAILLITHDLGIVAEMADYVVVMYAGKIVEEASVEELFDRPRHPYTQGLLRSKPVLHQRRKMLYSIPGQVPNPLELGSSCYFYDRCDQRTEACRTAHPELRRTAPDHHVACWLCAEGEERHERSAD, from the coding sequence ATGAATGCGCTGCTCGACATTCGAAATTTAAGCACTCATTTCTACACGGGAGAAGGCATCGTCAAAGCCGTCGATGATGTCAGCCTGCGCATCAAGGAAGGAGAGACGGTCTGCGTCGTCGGGGAATCGGGCTGCGGCAAAAGCGCAACCGCGATGTCGGTCATGGGGCTGCTCCCTGAGCCTTCCGGGCGCATCGTCTCCGGCGAAATCCGCTTCAACGGCCAGAATATCAGGCAGTGGAGCAAGGAGCAGCTCCGGCGGCTGCGCGGCAACGAGATCGCGATCGTCTTCCAGGAACCGATGTCGGCCATGAATCCGGTGCTCACCATCGGCAAGCAGATGACCGAACCGCTGCGGGAGCATCTTCATCTGAAGGAGCCCGCGGCCAGAACCAGAGCGGTCGAACTGCTCAATCTGGTCGGCATTCCCCGGGCTGAAGCCATCTTGAAGGCCTACCCGCATGAGCTGAGCGGCGGAATGCTGCAGCGCGTCATGATCGCGACAGCATTGGCATGCCAGCCCCGCCTTCTCATTGCCGACGAACCGACGACAGCTCTTGATGTCACCATCCAGGCGCAAATTCTTGAGATTTTGCATCAGGTGAAGGAAGAGATGCAGACGGCCATCCTGCTGATTACGCATGATCTCGGCATCGTGGCCGAGATGGCCGACTATGTCGTCGTCATGTACGCTGGAAAAATCGTGGAGGAAGCTTCGGTCGAGGAGCTGTTCGATCGCCCTCGGCACCCGTATACCCAAGGGCTCCTTCGATCCAAGCCGGTGCTGCATCAGCGGCGGAAGATGCTCTATTCCATACCGGGCCAGGTGCCCAACCCGCTGGAGCTGGGCTCGTCCTGCTACTTCTATGACCGCTGCGATCAGCGGACGGAAGCATGCCGGACGGCTCATCCCGAATTGCGCCGCACAGCGCCGGATCATCATGTGGCCTGCTGGCTGTGCGCCGAAGGAGAGGAACGCCATGAGCGAAGCGCTGATTGA
- the opp4C gene encoding oligopeptide ABC transporter permease, whose product MTGKLSRRRSVAQPAARPSLWRQSLQRLQRNKLALSGLAVIAFMFAACFIGPLFSPYAAGKVNLAVMNQAPSAAHWLGTDHLGRDVLTRLLQAGRISLTVGLASMVLSVLIGTVLGAIAGYYRGVADQLIMRTADLLMTIPGLPLLFIIGAILSEWKVPTGYRLYIVMLMLSLVGWPGLARLVRGELLSLRERDFMQAAEALGLNDRRKLFHHLLPNLFPLLIVVATLSTGGAILSESVLSYFGLGVMPPTPTWGNMIDAANSIIDFEKRPWLWIPPGLAIFVTVMSINIFGDGLRDALDPKQKR is encoded by the coding sequence ATGACAGGAAAATTATCGCGCCGGCGTTCCGTTGCCCAGCCAGCGGCGAGGCCCTCACTCTGGAGGCAGTCGCTCCAGCGGCTGCAGCGCAACAAGCTGGCGCTAAGCGGGTTGGCGGTCATTGCCTTCATGTTCGCGGCCTGCTTCATCGGGCCCCTCTTCTCGCCCTATGCGGCAGGCAAAGTGAATCTGGCCGTCATGAATCAGGCGCCCAGCGCAGCGCACTGGCTCGGGACCGATCATCTGGGCCGCGATGTGCTCACCCGCCTGCTGCAGGCCGGACGCATCTCATTGACAGTCGGGCTGGCCTCCATGGTGCTGTCGGTCCTCATCGGCACCGTCCTCGGCGCGATAGCGGGCTATTACCGCGGCGTGGCCGATCAACTGATTATGCGAACCGCGGATCTCCTGATGACCATTCCCGGCTTGCCGCTGCTGTTCATTATCGGGGCCATTCTGTCCGAATGGAAGGTGCCGACCGGGTACCGGCTCTACATCGTCATGCTAATGCTCAGCCTCGTCGGTTGGCCGGGGCTCGCCCGCCTCGTGCGCGGAGAGCTGCTCAGCCTGCGGGAAAGGGACTTCATGCAAGCAGCGGAAGCGCTCGGCCTGAACGACCGCCGCAAGCTGTTCCACCATCTGCTGCCGAACCTGTTCCCCCTGCTGATCGTCGTAGCGACGCTTAGCACGGGCGGGGCCATTCTGAGCGAATCGGTGCTCAGCTACTTCGGCCTTGGCGTCATGCCGCCCACCCCGACATGGGGCAATATGATCGATGCCGCGAATTCGATCATCGATTTCGAGAAGCGGCCTTGGCTCTGGATCCCGCCAGGATTGGCCATTTTCGTCACAGTCATGTCCATCAACATCTTCGGAGACGGCTTGCGGGACGCGCTCGATCCGAAGCAGAAGCGATAA
- a CDS encoding DUF6382 domain-containing protein, producing MMLTRDNPVPSDALDPHQAKMLAYNRVPHFLRLDIREVDLEISFVYDISGKRMLKQALRSMRMTSSQYLEWMLQLVRILEDCRAYMLHPDHVLLHEECVFVDEQAGDGGLHVPYLPLLGPLQTRAGMDGLRRLGILLSTHVAQWNGDGFQRLVQCLSQEDNSLAEVRKLLQALIAGTSGIGAELPVSQRLPEGNEGMRGLSLGKAGDDWPMKLEGDNPWIGSDQESAALGPWQTGEGLPVPGEANTLREVNENKGTVPETKRTASGKSYFAAGGAAIVTSALAWRYIYLAYPALNTLLISAGISVGAVALGAAWISGMPAWVPGMPARRESAASPSEEGPEASFPGRHSGDELLRPEWQKQEHQAGSESAAADAVCLTGAQGVHLHVTNAVGPLAERDNHSRNYHGIPQDLWNRHSSPDGSRMDSFYAELPMHTSVLDRSGSEATVVLERRHGSGTDFREGGRGAPYLQRLIGLAGSAGAGGRGIPQDAPAAAERIPLAFPFVIGRSEQGVQWREAGAGVSKHHCELVQGDDGAIALRDLGSRNGTELEGEPIIPYKLYPLQSGDRFSVGGTVFQFYG from the coding sequence ATGATGCTGACCCGCGACAATCCTGTTCCATCCGATGCGCTGGATCCGCATCAAGCCAAGATGCTGGCCTATAACCGGGTGCCTCATTTCCTTCGCCTAGATATCCGTGAAGTCGATCTGGAGATCTCCTTTGTCTACGATATCAGCGGCAAACGAATGCTTAAACAGGCCCTAAGAAGCATGAGAATGACTTCGAGTCAATATTTGGAGTGGATGCTGCAACTGGTCCGCATTTTGGAGGATTGCCGGGCTTATATGCTTCATCCGGATCATGTGCTCCTGCACGAGGAATGCGTGTTTGTCGATGAACAAGCCGGGGACGGAGGATTGCATGTCCCTTACTTGCCGCTGCTGGGACCGCTGCAGACGCGGGCCGGAATGGATGGTCTGCGCAGACTGGGCATTCTGCTGTCCACCCATGTTGCCCAATGGAATGGTGACGGATTCCAGCGGCTGGTTCAATGCTTGTCCCAGGAGGACAATTCTCTTGCCGAGGTGCGGAAGCTGCTTCAAGCTCTCATTGCCGGAACAAGCGGAATAGGGGCGGAACTCCCGGTCAGTCAACGGCTTCCCGAAGGGAACGAGGGGATGCGAGGCTTGTCTTTGGGGAAAGCAGGCGACGATTGGCCGATGAAGCTGGAGGGCGATAATCCATGGATCGGCTCTGATCAGGAGTCTGCCGCCCTCGGACCTTGGCAAACTGGCGAAGGCCTCCCGGTCCCGGGAGAAGCCAATACGCTCCGAGAGGTGAATGAGAATAAGGGGACCGTTCCGGAGACCAAGAGAACCGCCTCCGGCAAAAGCTATTTCGCGGCGGGAGGGGCCGCCATCGTAACGTCCGCGCTGGCCTGGAGATATATCTATCTTGCCTATCCGGCCTTGAACACGCTGCTTATCTCGGCTGGAATCAGTGTCGGGGCCGTTGCCTTGGGGGCCGCCTGGATCTCGGGCATGCCGGCCTGGGTACCGGGGATGCCCGCTCGCCGGGAGAGCGCCGCTTCTCCTTCGGAGGAAGGGCCGGAAGCTTCCTTCCCCGGCCGGCATTCCGGGGATGAACTGCTGCGGCCGGAATGGCAGAAGCAGGAGCATCAGGCGGGGAGCGAATCGGCCGCGGCGGATGCCGTTTGCCTGACTGGGGCGCAAGGCGTTCACCTCCATGTAACAAATGCCGTTGGCCCGTTAGCCGAACGTGATAACCACTCAAGGAACTATCATGGCATCCCGCAGGATTTGTGGAACCGGCATTCATCGCCTGATGGGTCACGGATGGATTCCTTCTACGCTGAGCTGCCTATGCATACATCCGTGCTCGACCGTTCCGGATCCGAAGCGACGGTCGTCCTTGAACGAAGGCACGGCAGCGGCACGGACTTCCGGGAAGGGGGGCGGGGCGCGCCTTATCTACAGAGGTTGATCGGGCTGGCCGGAAGCGCTGGAGCCGGAGGGAGGGGGATTCCGCAGGATGCGCCGGCTGCCGCTGAACGAATTCCTCTGGCCTTCCCTTTCGTGATAGGCCGTTCGGAACAAGGGGTGCAGTGGCGTGAAGCCGGGGCAGGCGTCTCGAAGCACCACTGCGAGCTGGTTCAAGGCGACGACGGCGCAATCGCGCTCCGCGATCTCGGATCGCGCAACGGAACCGAACTGGAGGGAGAGCCGATCATTCCCTATAAGCTGTACCCCTTGCAAAGCGGGGATCGCTTTTCTGTGGGAGGCACAGTGTTTCAGTTTTATGGCTGA